From the ANME-2 cluster archaeon genome, the window CACTTGAAAAAGAGTGTGAAGATTATCTAATATGTTATGCAGTTAAAGCAAATACAACTTTTGGTATTCCTAAATATTTGGTTAAATTAGGTTCCGGAGCAGATGTTGCTTCAGAGTATGAATTGCAATCTGCACTCGATGCAGGAATTCCACCAGAGAAAATAAGAGCAAATGGAAATTGCAAAAGTAAACATTATTTGGAAGAATGCATAACGAAGGAAATAATAATAAATGTTGATCCGGAAGTAGAGTTGGAGGTGATTAATGCCATTGCAAAAGAGTTAGGAATTC encodes:
- a CDS encoding diaminopimelate decarboxylase → MVELAKEYGTPLYVLFEDIIRDNYKKYQNALEKECEDYLICYAVKANTTFGIPKYLVKLGSGADVASEYELQSALDAGIPPEKIRANGNCKSKHYLEECITKEIIINVDPEVELEVINAIAKELGI